The Haematobia irritans isolate KBUSLIRL chromosome 1, ASM5000362v1, whole genome shotgun sequence DNA segment aacaaaatattgtttgtattgttcaaacatattatgtttcaccttagtgcatacactggtagtaaaagatgttaatgacattttctttgtgtggatatatttttaaggagccaattggttacttccattattttacttgcagcatacactCTAGGTCTCtcattctaaacacatatatgtttataggctatttccaaattaatatatgtttgcatctaagcatattatatttacaaacattttatgtcccaaacatactatgttctaacatattaacatatatgtcccaaacatgttatgctagtttatgaacattatatgcttgcacttaaatatattactGCGATGAACCAAGTATCCTGAAAGCCGCCAGAAACAGGAGAactaactacaccctcaaaaaatcgcttctgtaacatataccccaaacacattttgcttcaagcatatatattttcaggattggtccaaacaaaatattgtttgtattgttcaaacatattatgtttcaccttggggcatacactggtagtaacaaattttaatgaaattttctttgtgtggatatatttttaaggcgccaattggttacttccattattttacttgcagcatatactctaggtctcatatatgtttataggctatttccaaattaatatatgtttccatctaagcatattatatttacaaacattttatgtcccaaacataatatgttctaacatattaacatatatgtccaaaacatgttatgctagtttatgaacattatatgcttgcacttaaaaatattgtgtaaaaaagtttgagttccaaacctataatttttacacccaaacatatgaaaaacagtcttttttgttCGTGAAGTATTGAGTCGCTCTCTTTCAGATTGTTTATGCTCAATTCATACTAGTGGCGGCTAGTGGAGGAGTAGTTAAGATATAGTGACAACCCGTTATTTCAtgctcactaagactattcagtgctgcccgattccatgtttagctcatggACCGGTCACCGGTTTCTTTATGTAAAACCGTATAGCGAAGTCTCAATACACTGTTTTTCATTATGACAACTGACATGTCTTTTGTTGTCCCAAGGAGTCTGCATTCGTTAGTGTTTGTGCGCAGGATATGGACATTTGTGCAAATTTGGCCAATGAATTTGCATTTAAAGCTTCTTATGGTGACCATGGCCAAGTTAATCTCGTATTTGGATGCCAATAAATCATGGTGTCATTGATGCATATAATTATCCCCCATCTACACATGTATACCAACATCTTTCCTCCCACAACACCTGTGACTATCAGTCCATCCGCACTCCGCTTGTTCACGTAAATAAATCTCCATCGCAATATGATTTACGTATGGTCATAGGTTGATGGGTATGCGTGTATACATTTTCCATGAGTGCACTTCGGGATAgggcgagtgtgtgtgtgtggtggcTACTGGGAAACCGGAGCCAGATAAGCATATGCTTAAGCAGAGATTATGACCGAGTGTAATGATATAATAACTGCTCCATCGAGACCATTAGCAATTCAAAGCATGTTTCGTCGTGGCAATTACGGAGCTGTGCAATTATGCCTGAAATCAATACCGGTTGCATGAATGACAACGGAAACCGGATGGTTAAGCAAGAACAAACATAACGTAGAAATCCTTCACACACCAtcaaacacacacacccacacacacaatCTCATCCACCTGCCGTATCCTTACATAGGAATGTAGCCATGCATGTTGGCACGACTTATTGATGCATTCTGGTCATATGTTGATGACGGTGGCAGTGGTTGGGGCATCGTGGCATCGTAATTAGCCATGTCAATTTGTGGGTTGTATGGGTGCCTTGGGTTAGGAAATACGTAATTACTCAGACATTTGACTGTCTGTGCGGACTCTAATCCATACCATATGCTTGCCCATGGTAGTCACTAGAAACGCCAACTACTCATCATATACGGATCGATTTCAATGGAATTTATTAATCGGAAACAATGCTGGTTGTACTTCAAACCGACAGTTACTGCTTATTATTCTCACTATCTATTCTGTTGTCCAAGTGGTGGGGGAGGATGAGGTTTGGGTTGTGATTTTCCATTCGATTTGCAACGAGCTGCAGCAAAATTGGCACTGACTTATTTTCAAAGTTACCCAAAATCGCCTCAAGTGATTCACGCAAAGGTCTAACATTTTCACAACCACTTTCCTGGGAGAACATTTGAGCCGAATAATGTAATCCATGCCATTGGAAATATTCCATAATTAGTTGATGTAATAGGGTGATGCATAGGGTGATGGAATGACCATCAGCTGAAGGTGAAGGCATTTGCACCAATGTTTTGATATCGCTGCTGCCCTGCATCATGGCCACCATTTTGGCTTGCAACAGGCAACGGACTTCTTCGAGAACaccatcttgttgaaattttgttttaatggaGGCATAAAGTTGATTGATGGCCTCTTCCCTGGCCACAAAATTCTTCGACATTTTGTCTAATGAAACGAAGTTTTATGTTCAGAATTGTGATTGTGATTTCCCTTCAATATTGCTAGTTTAGTaagtcaaatttgaaatttttggtaaCGCTTTGAACATAAAATGGAACAAGTGAAAAAGTATAACCAAATTTTTGTAGTTATATACAAAgttggtccaatttttgattttttgatgtGATCAGCTCTTCTATAGATGAGATAAAtaataactacactgaaaaaaaaagcatccccggttccaaagattttgactttactttaaaaattttggtattgattccgagccaaagaagcggagaatacaagtaaggatacttttaagacacaattctcttttaaatttaggttttgtgtacttgcttctaggaagcaaattttaagtttccgttttttcagctttttatcttcatatgctatcaaagtcctttaaaaacgagttaacgacaactttattttccaaattgagacccgacttctagtagaaattatgctatgtttcaagtaaaaaacgtctttaaaataaagtgtcgaaaaacatgtcttacatttgaacgattttttgctttgtagtcaagaagcaaacagacaacaaatttaaagaaaatttcattaaatttaaagaatttttctgaattattaaagtcaaattgaccttagcccaaacattttttctttcatgttatgatacccatttttaagtgaaatcacttaattataaggacttcattgaaaagtttatcgacttttggacaaggaaaaaaaactttatattagagaaatgcgtcttctatactaagcaaaatttgcattcgtattttaaagacatgaaatctttgacctcacgacaatatttttttcagtgtagaaataggCCCTGTATAGTACGCTACACCTAAGCTATTTAGTAGCCGGCGACATATTTGAAAGTGTCTAATGAAAAATAGGCTGTGCGTTATACTTTATAAGATTCATCACTTTGGTAGTGTAACaagtcaaatttgaaatttttggtaaCTTTT contains these protein-coding regions:
- the LOC142236993 gene encoding uncharacterized protein LOC142236993 — encoded protein: MSKNFVAREEAINQLYASIKTKFQQDGVLEEVRCLLQAKMVAMMQGSSDIKTLVQMPSPSADGHSITLCITLLHQLIMEYFQWHGLHYSAQMFSQESGCENVRPLRESLEAILGNFENKSVPILLQLVANRMENHNPNLILPHHLDNRIDSENNKQ